cttcaattcggcatgctttgccagtatctgtaaattttggtagctcactaacttattcccatatagcccatggtggcaatcgaggcggaggcaaatctttcactcgtacatcttttttaaagtttgtcatgtttcttctataggagtgatttcgtggtaggaatctgcggtgacagtcaaaccacgagcttttcccacctttatccaacgtgaaccctttgttgtttcccataCAATACagacaacccattttgccatgcgtacccTAATCAGACagcatgccatatgctggaaaatcgttgatggtccacatcaaggaaGCTCGCATTGTAAAGTTTTCTTTATGTGATACATtataagtccattctccaatccacaatctcttcaaatcatcaattaaaggttgtaaatacacatcaattcctgcttttggactcgaaggtcctggaatgacgcacgtcaaaaacatgtatggttttgtcatgcatatcttaggagggaggttgtaaggggttacaataactggccaacaagaatacatacttcccgacgcttgaacataaggagtaaaaccatctgagcataatccaagcctgacatttctaggttctgcggcaaaatcaggatgtattcaatcaaaatgcttccatgcctcgccatcagatggatgtcgcatgGTGTCTGGACTTGTtttatttgtgtgatgccatgtcatttgacttgcacagTGCATtaaagcaaacattctttttaaccttggtattatcggaagataaaacatggactttactgctacacggtcttgattagtgttaacggctctactgcgaactttatatcttggactcatacaaaacttacattcctccaacaacccatcttgagtatcaaactcattgtcgtaaaacaacatacaaccattaatgcaacaatcaatctttcttactcttaagcccaacttcgacaccaacttctttgcttcataaaatgttgtaggcaagttgtctttcattgcatttgagtccaacatcatttttatgaagaattccaaacactgatcaagaacattccaatttgacttggcggacaacaatctcacacacattgataactttaaGTCAGACGAAccatcaaacaacggcgtattcatctcattcaacaactgattaAATTTatgcgcttcctcattcggcaactcttccccaccaaaatcttcaagttcatcataggtcacgttccCATCAAAAGCATCCTCAATTATGTCACCAAttagattaaagttttcctcatattccataggcggccgactacttgaagcatgggagttgctagtctctggtacgttactaggAAGTTCTTCACtgttaaacgtccaaacccaataatttgcaatgaaaccccttctatgcaaatgagatgttatttccggtgggtcactaattattggtctacatttacatttaagacagggacacctaactcctcattcgcttcgacataattcctgagcaaacgctcaactgataaacccttcaactccaactataaaattgggtttaagtcccattcttcctgAAAATGTTCTAtcatacatccaactacgattaTATCGATAATATTCCATATTGCATATTTATACAATCGTTGTCCTTTTGAGTTAGTATTTATACTAGTTAATGtttactattcttaaaaatattattttataacaatactactaatatttttaactacacatgttatattgaacatatgttaaccataaagttactattttattaactacacattttaaactacacatattgaaaatattatttaataaaaatactactattaaatatttactattattaaaaatattattttttattcaactaTTAAACATGtaccatataaatatatattacatattaaAAAGTACTACTCATATAACACCATAGTTCATaaagataataaatataattttttattaaatatataatatattttatttacaaaatgtaaatttataatattttatttttaatttttaaatattaataatattttgtaaACATAACTTCTACATTCATTGAgattaatatgtatattatttttaataataatttctatttttaaaaacaataatatatattacatataaaacatattctattagaatttttttaataaaactatttttatcaaatatatacaaaaatgatgtatttttaattatagtttgtttatatttctatttttcaaaaaaataacttattttatataaacataaaaaattcataacttatatgtataaaaatattctctttttaatattttattttcataattcataatataaaaatattatctttttattataaacatacaaaatttaatttctatatatgcaaaaattctttttaaaatatataaatataatatatattctatttttttttaatatagtataatattactcattataataaataatatatataataaaaattataaatgaaaactttataatatatataattattatattagttttgaatatattaaatttgtttaagttataataatctattttttaaagtgagaactttataatatatatgcatattatattcttaaaaataaaaactttataaatatatataactattatattcgttttaaaattatattaatatttataataatctattttatatattgtaaaatattaaataaaaaatttgttttaataatattaatatataatacttttactaataattttaatataatctaTTAAATATGTTTATACTCCATTAGATATGTTTCTAACACCTTCTTCAATTCATATATAACCCAAAATTCATACTCAGTACAACAAACattacaaattttattttcaacaaacatatctaataaacattatataattttatttacaaattttattttcaacaaacatatctaataaacattacaaattttattttcaacaaacatACCtaataaatctaataaaaaactTATCTCTTTAAAATCTATACAAAAATAACCTaataaatctatttaaaatatactacaatagaaaaaaataacttacctcttcttcaatctactcctccttcttcaatctactccaccttcttcaatctactaaatctatacaaaaaaatcaaaaattaaaaacaaaatatagaatgaaattataagaaaataaacaaaatatcaaaTGTAACCTTAATTAcctttgatataaaaaaaatatttgggaTTGAATTGATCTTGGGAGAGAATGGTTGGATTTTAGAATGGTTGGATTTTGGGAGAGTTGCTTCTGGGTTTCGTTTTACAGAGAAAACGAAAATGAGTTCATGTATGGTGGTGGAGGGAAGTGAATTGGGTACATAAATACACATTGTAGCGACGTGATAACCACATCGCTATTTGCCACGTGAGAACCACGTCGCAACACGGCAACGGTAACAATCATTAATGCCTCTGCCtgctgttaccctaggatttcgacttaccaataaatgggcaactgggactcaaaattggtaattgggcctcaatttggtagaaaggccctaaattggtaattgggcctcaattaaataactacattgccatttgggtcaaagcggttcgactaagtaatgcttagtagtcgaagccgttcgactagaaagattatcagaggcttcagcgttcgaccaaaagtatgcgaagacttaagaattttgctgcagaaactgaagtggaagtcgagaggtattagaagttaaaagGAGACGGTTTTCAGCAGTTACAAGAGACGCGTGGAGGCCTTATACATcgaagatgctgcatgtcgaagacacgtgtcggCTGATGACAGtcaaccgttagtagtagttatcttatttttactatttaagcaagttcaataggaacagtttaagggtccgcattttctacataaacacaagtaaactcaaatctctgtgcaataatgagtaaagagtgcaactttggaatgtacgtatgcgtaccaatttaattaatgcaatcattttacgttatatttcaTCTTTCAGTTCACATTTAatgcttttttattgctttgatttactttaaagcctttaatttcagtgttttacttttactttaaagtcactgttgcatttaatacaaaccagatacacataatataacaaaataaagcaattagtcctggagtattctagttgattccgcaaaagtaacctttaaaaaggaaactagcgcttgtttaccatttttctgggtaaacacctGCAAAGTTGCCACTATGTCACTTCAGTGGAATGTTGTGTTTGGTTTCTAAAGGTTGCGACGTGTTTCTAACGCCACAACCAAATTTTGCAAAAATTTGAATATTCCCCCATTTGAACGTTATggcttttaatgatttaatttataGATTTAATGTAGCGACGTGTATCCCACGTCACAACCTTTTTTCACATTACCTCATGGCTGACTTCTGATTACTTTATAGCTATaaagttatttaaaattaaaatacacctTGCGAAGTTAATGTCACGTCGCATCAAGCAATTTGGAGCCACGTGATTTCCACGTCGCTAATATATGTCGCTGGGGAGGAGATTTCTTGTAGTGTTATATTTAGCTCATTTCGTTTATGAATTTAGTTCAATGAATCAATTATCAAACCGAATTCCAAAAGGACtataatttagaaaaaataaaaatatgagtaTTAAAGTTGTAATTAAATCTATAAGTAATTAATTATGATTTTCTAttactttattttaaatatataaagattgtgttttttttatatttatcttcTCAAGCTTTattgtaaataaaaatattatttgtattaatcattttaaaataaaaaatagtaaataaaacaataataattaaaaaaaggcttaaatgcacttttagtccccctattttggtgTTTTTAACTTTTTAGTCCCCAAACTAAAAAAGCCAAGTTTCAGGTCccccattttaatttttgatgaaTATTTGAAGGTCCCCCATCACTTAAGTgcaattttaatgacatggcaagtAATATTTGGTCCAGTCACTTGCCAcatcactatttttattttaatttcattttttaattattaacttaatatttaatattttcataaaagatttaatgttattattatatGGATTAAATTGAACCCTTAATATTGGGTTGTCTTCTTCGTTCTTCATCCTTCAACGCAGAACTAGGGCAAAAGCCAAATCTTCATCCTTCAACGCAAGAAGTCTTCTTCTTCAATTTGAGTCGTcgccttctcttcttgtttcgTTTCGTTTTTCAGAGATGTCTCAATGCACGATGGCGAGTAGTATCGGGGCTACACGTTCATGTGAGTTTCGAAGCCAGTGCAGGTGTGGGCTTGAAGCTCCATTGATGACCTCATGGACTGATTCAAACCCAGGCAGACGTTTTTTTGGGTGTGGGATGTACAAGGTAACGTTACTTTCACTGTAACTGATAGTGTACAGTTTCACCTCATGTGTAGCAGCAAAATTAATTTGTGATTCTTTATATGTTTGGTTTGCAGGTACAGGGGCGTAGAAGGTGTAGCCACTTTGTTTGGTACGACGATGAACTCTCATCAAGGGCCAAGGAAATTATCTACTCCCTGCAGAAAAAATTGGAGCATGAAAGGGCTAGATTGGATGAAGCTAATACAAAAGTAGCAGAAATGAAGACGAAGTTGAATGCAATGAACTTATTGATGAAATTCTCAGTTTCCATGACATTAGTTATGGCAGTAGGACTTGTGATGCTTAATGTAATGAAGTAGGGTTTATGTGATTTTAGGGCATTTGTGTTGTTAGTTCATTTTCTTTGTAGCCTTGTTCTTTGATGTCAATTGTAATGGATGTTGCCCCATTTGAAATCTAATGTAAACTTGTGTTTTGAATTGAATTGACAGCACCCATAGTCTTGCCATAACATTCTGATATATAATTGAATTGGAAACTGAGAAATTCTGATATATTTGGCTTGTATCATATAGTTGATTTGAAATTGTAAAATTCTGATATAGTTGGCTTGTATCATATAGTTGGCTTGTATCATATAGTTGGCTTGTATCATATAGTTGGCTTGTATCATATAATTGAATTGACAGCATATGAACACAAAGTAAACAGATCTTGCCATAACATTAAACAATACATTGTTCTAACTTGTTCATGACAATAAACATTAAACATTGTTCTAACTTGTTCATAacagatcttgccaaataaataACAGGATAGCTTAACAAAATAGACATAGCAAACACTTGTTCATGAACTTTTCAAAAAAGCTTAatcaaaataaacattacataaaGGATAATCCTATAACTATTCTTGAGTAGGCTGTGTGGCAGGTGGTCCTTGTGATGATGAAGCAATGTCAGGTTCATTTGTCTTAGCCTTAGTAGCACCCTTAGTCTTTGCCTTAGCTTTAGCAGCACCCTTACCCTTAGCAGCACCCTTAGAAGCTCCCTTTGTCTTAGCAGCACCCTTAGAAGCTCCCTTTGTCTTAGCAGCACCCTTAGAAGCTCCCTTACCCTTAGCAGCACCCTTAGTCTTTGCCTTTTTGTTCCCACCAACAGGTATGGATCTATCGGCAGCTCTTTTACCCTTGCAACTTCTAATTTTATGTCCAACAGCTCCACATTTCCTACATGAGACTGTTGACAAAGTCCTTGGCAGCACATTAGGgtttcttggctcatcatttgaCTTGTTCCTCATCTTTTTTGGGCGCCCAATAGCTCTTCTCATCAAGGGTGGGTTGACTGCAACTACTCCATCAATAACAGGCCACAATTGTGGTCCATTAGTTGGATAAATTATGTTGCCATAACACTCCAAATATTTAGCAGTCCTACAAATAACAGCCATAACAATTTATTAACATCAAACATTTAAATCTTAGCAGTCATATATATACAAATTACATATATCTCTTACTTGTAATAATCATCAACATACTCTTCAGGAGATTTCTTCATTTGCCACATACATGAGATTGCATGGCTGCAAGGAATACCATTCAACATCCATTTCCTGCATGAACATGTCCTGTCTTTGAGATTGATACAGAAAGTTTCCATcccattagtaactccaaatatTGCCATGTCATCATCACCATGCCATGTAGGAGTCCAGCCATGAGCATTCTTCTTGTTCTTTTCAACAATAACTTGGATATTAGGGCATATCACTCCATTGTACTTTTGCATCATTTCCTTGTGACTTGTAATCCTCTTGGTGATGTAATGTTTAATCCCCTCTAACAAGCTTATAATGGGCTTGTCCCTATGTTCCAAAATAGCCCTATTAAATGCCTCACACCAATTATTAACCTGAAGATCACACTTAACATGTGTCTTGTAGTGTGACCTAGACCAAAATCTTGCAGGTATTTCATTAATATCTTTCTAAGCATCTTCATTCAAGGCTTTAAGCCTAATCATTGCTCTCTCCCATTCTGGAATGGTAGTAGCCCTTGCTGCACTCCAAAAGACCTCCTTCAAAACTAAACCTGAAAATTTCTTCTTCCAATTTCCATATAAA
The Vicia villosa cultivar HV-30 ecotype Madison, WI linkage group LG6, Vvil1.0, whole genome shotgun sequence genome window above contains:
- the LOC131613949 gene encoding uncharacterized protein LOC131613949; translation: MASSIGATRSCEFRSQCRCGLEAPLMTSWTDSNPGRRFFGCGMYKVQGRRRCSHFVWYDDELSSRAKEIIYSLQKKLEHERARLDEANTKVAEMKTKLNAMNLLMKFSVSMTLVMAVGLVMLNVMK